The Streptomyces sp. NL15-2K genome contains a region encoding:
- a CDS encoding aldo/keto reductase, whose amino-acid sequence MDTANVYGWGENKGRTESIIGNWFAKGERRDKVVLATKMYGNMAGDGEAWPNHDKLSALNIRRAVDASLKRLQTDYIDVYQFHHIDRNTPFEEIWQAIDVLVQQGKILYVGSSNFPGYKIAQANEVAARRGGTIGLVSEQCLYNLAERRAEMEVIPAAQDYGLGVIPWSPLHGGVIKKEVQGGRRASGRAADTLADPAARAQIQSYEDLLEKHGVEPGEAALAWLLTRPGVTGPIVGPRTAEQLESALRAVELELSEELLAGLEEIFPGTGPSPEAFAW is encoded by the coding sequence TTGGACACCGCCAACGTCTACGGCTGGGGCGAGAACAAGGGCCGCACCGAGTCGATCATCGGGAACTGGTTCGCCAAGGGCGAGCGGCGCGACAAGGTCGTCCTCGCCACCAAGATGTACGGCAACATGGCCGGGGACGGCGAGGCCTGGCCCAACCACGACAAGCTGTCCGCCCTCAACATCCGGCGGGCCGTCGACGCCTCGCTGAAGCGGCTGCAGACCGACTACATCGACGTCTACCAGTTCCACCACATCGACCGGAACACGCCCTTCGAGGAGATCTGGCAGGCCATCGACGTCCTCGTCCAGCAGGGCAAGATCCTGTACGTCGGCTCCAGCAACTTCCCCGGCTACAAGATCGCCCAGGCCAACGAGGTCGCCGCCCGGCGCGGGGGCACCATCGGTCTCGTCAGCGAGCAGTGCCTGTACAACCTCGCCGAGCGGCGCGCCGAGATGGAGGTCATCCCGGCCGCGCAGGACTACGGCCTGGGCGTCATCCCCTGGTCGCCGCTGCACGGCGGTGTGATCAAGAAGGAGGTCCAGGGCGGACGCCGTGCCTCCGGACGGGCGGCCGACACCCTCGCCGACCCCGCCGCACGCGCGCAGATCCAGTCGTACGAGGACCTGCTGGAGAAGCACGGGGTGGAGCCCGGCGAGGCCGCGCTGGCCTGGCTGCTGACCCGGCCCGGCGTGACCGGGCCGATCGTCGGGCCGCGCACCGCAGAGCAGCTCGAGTCCGCGCTGCGCGCGGTCGAGCTGGAGCTGAGCGAGGAGCTGCTGGCAGGCCTGGAGGAGATCTTCCCGGGGACGGGGCCCTCCCCGGAGGCCTTCGCCTGGTAG
- a CDS encoding MFS transporter, giving the protein MSSGPGADSAPAPTHHESQTAPDTPSDAPAEGARKASMFSSLKVRNYRLFFMGQVVSNIGTWMQRIAQDWLVLSLTGSSAAVGITTALQFLPMLLFGLYGGVLVDRLRKRPTLLVTQSALALTAIALAVLTLTGHVQLWHVYVAAFAVGLATVVDNPARQSFVSELVGPGQLQNAVSLNSANFQSARLVGPAVAGLMITGVGTGWAFLFNGLSFVAPLTGLLLMRSRDLHAVERAPKGKGQLREGVRYVTGRPELIWPIVLVGFVGTFAFNFPVYLSAFADDVFHAGAGAYSMFNTLMAVGSLAGALLAARRGTARMRLLIAAAIAFGTLEILAAMTPTLWLFALLMIPLGLFGMTVNVTTNTSIQMTTDPAMRGRVMALYMMVFLGGSPVGAPIVGWITDTYGARVGLAAGGAVAAIAAAVIGLILARVGNLRLSVGWKRGHPHVRFVPREQGEERDEQLATVA; this is encoded by the coding sequence TTGAGTTCGGGACCCGGAGCAGACTCCGCCCCCGCACCTACCCACCACGAGTCCCAGACCGCACCCGACACCCCCTCCGACGCGCCTGCCGAAGGCGCCCGCAAGGCGTCGATGTTCAGCTCCCTGAAGGTCAGGAACTACCGCCTGTTCTTCATGGGCCAGGTCGTCTCCAACATCGGCACCTGGATGCAGCGCATCGCCCAGGACTGGCTCGTTCTCAGCCTCACCGGCTCCTCGGCCGCCGTCGGCATCACGACGGCCCTGCAGTTCCTGCCGATGCTGCTCTTCGGGCTCTACGGCGGCGTCCTCGTCGACCGCCTGCGCAAGCGCCCCACGCTGCTCGTCACGCAGTCCGCGCTGGCCCTCACCGCGATCGCCCTGGCCGTGCTGACCCTCACCGGCCACGTCCAGCTCTGGCACGTCTACGTCGCCGCCTTCGCCGTAGGCCTCGCGACCGTCGTCGACAACCCGGCCCGCCAGTCCTTCGTCTCCGAACTGGTCGGCCCCGGCCAGCTGCAGAACGCGGTCAGCCTGAACTCGGCCAACTTCCAGTCGGCCCGCCTGGTCGGCCCCGCCGTCGCCGGCCTGATGATCACCGGCGTGGGCACGGGCTGGGCGTTCCTCTTCAACGGCCTGTCCTTCGTCGCGCCCCTCACCGGCCTGCTGCTGATGCGCTCGCGTGACCTGCACGCCGTCGAGCGGGCGCCGAAGGGGAAGGGGCAGTTGCGGGAGGGCGTCCGCTACGTCACCGGCCGGCCCGAGCTGATCTGGCCGATCGTCCTCGTCGGATTCGTCGGAACCTTCGCCTTCAACTTCCCCGTCTACCTCTCGGCCTTCGCGGACGACGTGTTCCACGCGGGCGCCGGCGCCTACAGCATGTTCAACACGCTGATGGCGGTCGGTTCCCTGGCCGGCGCCCTGCTCGCCGCCCGGCGCGGCACCGCCCGGATGCGGCTGCTGATCGCGGCCGCGATCGCCTTCGGCACGCTGGAGATCCTGGCGGCCATGACGCCCACGCTGTGGCTGTTCGCCCTGCTCATGATCCCGCTCGGCCTCTTCGGCATGACGGTCAACGTCACCACGAACACCAGCATCCAGATGACCACCGACCCGGCCATGCGAGGCCGCGTCATGGCCCTGTACATGATGGTGTTCCTGGGCGGCTCGCCGGTCGGCGCGCCGATCGTCGGCTGGATCACCGACACCTACGGCGCCCGGGTCGGCCTAGCCGCAGGCGGCGCCGTGGCGGCCATCGCCGCCGCCGTGATCGGCCTGATCCTGGCCCGCGTCGGCAACCTGCGGCTGTCGGTCGGCTGGAAGCGCGGCCATCCGCACGTGCGCTTCGTCCCGCGCGAGCAGGGGGAGGAGCGGGACGAGCAGCTGGCGACGGTGGCGTGA
- a CDS encoding GNAT family N-acetyltransferase: MEITIREGRPDDIPVILSMLDSSVEWLVSQGRPGQWGTKPLSESPKTVQSVARYMDEGDVYIAEVDGVPAATLTLTDSAGAYLSHLPPPGEPERYIHWLASDRRFKGHGVGSALLAHAAEETRRAGVRLLRVDCYAGDDGKLVRYYESNGFTRTETYTTGENDWPGQVLARRV, from the coding sequence ATGGAGATCACCATCAGGGAAGGCCGACCCGACGACATCCCCGTGATACTCAGCATGCTCGACAGCAGTGTGGAGTGGCTGGTCTCACAGGGGCGCCCCGGCCAGTGGGGGACGAAGCCCCTGTCGGAGAGTCCGAAGACCGTGCAGTCGGTCGCCCGGTACATGGACGAGGGCGATGTGTACATCGCCGAGGTCGACGGCGTACCGGCCGCCACGCTCACCCTCACCGACTCGGCCGGCGCCTACCTGTCCCACCTACCGCCGCCCGGCGAGCCCGAGCGCTACATCCACTGGCTCGCCTCCGACCGCCGCTTCAAGGGCCACGGCGTGGGCAGCGCCCTGCTCGCGCACGCCGCCGAGGAGACGAGGCGAGCCGGGGTCCGCCTGCTGCGGGTCGACTGCTACGCCGGCGACGACGGCAAGCTGGTCCGCTACTACGAGAGCAACGGCTTCACCCGCACCGAGACCTACACCACCGGCGAGAACGACTGGCCGGGCCAGGTGCTGGCCCGGAGGGTGTGA
- a CDS encoding site-specific integrase → MILHYFSSAGWEEWGLHDRPVIREAMPVLIDEDLCFEDAAGPRPTMVMNLWLRELPVSGAPSPKSWRTYAQALKGWAEFLDARRISVFAERQRLRDALSMYAEYRLSGPLEVRLSPASWNLAVKTLSSFYQWAAAEGHAPTVPFSYVRQSVTRPDGARVEVARNLATVRTGNAHATRKYLERPYAELLMHALAGNDPAGERDVSFRGRETGRNAAVIGLALSSGLRSQEFTHLTVYEVPSLPRRRTAVPVPLVLAAPTAKGRRGRSTWIGYDDLARVHDYIGWERAAATEDSRWRPRDPLFVEAPTHDGALINGTRRRWHTLTPAERLRLVAPGGGSALLAVQSGGKPFVDWATVLRRTAQRIRDRYEPSFPHVHPHVTRHTFAMATLERLVRGYYQQAAQLVVDAGGDDALALYLTKADPLLVLRDLLGHTSAVTTQAYLHLLDTQRIYRDAYAAAGGAPAADEAAAVEFEDEV, encoded by the coding sequence GTGATCCTTCACTACTTCAGTTCAGCCGGGTGGGAAGAGTGGGGCCTGCACGACCGGCCCGTCATCCGGGAGGCCATGCCCGTCCTCATCGACGAGGACCTCTGCTTCGAGGACGCCGCGGGCCCGCGTCCGACGATGGTGATGAACCTGTGGCTCCGGGAGTTACCGGTCAGCGGGGCGCCGTCACCGAAGTCCTGGCGGACGTACGCCCAGGCACTCAAGGGCTGGGCGGAGTTCCTCGACGCCCGCCGGATCTCTGTCTTCGCCGAGCGGCAGCGACTTCGGGATGCGTTGTCGATGTATGCGGAGTACCGGCTGTCCGGTCCGTTGGAGGTGCGGCTGAGCCCGGCGAGCTGGAATCTGGCGGTCAAGACGCTCTCGTCCTTCTACCAATGGGCAGCGGCCGAGGGGCATGCGCCGACGGTCCCGTTCTCCTACGTGCGGCAGTCGGTGACCCGCCCGGATGGCGCGCGGGTGGAGGTTGCCAGGAATCTGGCGACGGTGCGTACGGGAAACGCGCACGCGACGCGGAAGTACCTGGAGAGGCCGTACGCCGAGCTGCTGATGCACGCGTTGGCGGGTAACGACCCGGCGGGCGAGCGGGATGTCTCGTTTCGGGGGCGGGAGACCGGCCGCAACGCGGCCGTGATCGGCCTGGCGCTGTCCAGCGGGCTGCGGTCGCAGGAGTTCACGCATCTGACGGTCTACGAGGTGCCGTCGTTGCCGCGCCGCCGCACGGCGGTGCCGGTGCCTCTGGTGCTCGCCGCTCCGACGGCGAAGGGCAGAAGGGGTCGCTCGACGTGGATCGGCTATGACGACCTGGCCCGGGTTCACGACTACATCGGCTGGGAGCGGGCGGCGGCGACGGAGGACTCGCGCTGGCGGCCCCGCGATCCGCTGTTCGTCGAAGCCCCCACGCATGACGGCGCACTCATCAACGGGACCCGCCGCCGCTGGCACACCCTCACGCCGGCCGAGCGCCTGCGGCTGGTGGCGCCCGGCGGGGGCAGCGCTCTGCTGGCGGTGCAGTCCGGCGGGAAGCCGTTCGTCGACTGGGCGACCGTCCTGCGCCGCACCGCGCAGCGGATCCGGGACCGCTACGAGCCGTCCTTCCCGCATGTTCACCCCCACGTCACCAGGCACACTTTCGCGATGGCGACGCTGGAGCGCCTGGTGCGCGGCTACTACCAGCAGGCTGCTCAGCTGGTCGTGGACGCTGGTGGTGATGACGCGCTGGCGCTCTACCTGACCAAGGCCGATCCGCTGCTGGTGCTGCGCGACCTGTTGGGGCATACCAGTGCCGTCACCACTCAGGCATATCTGCATCTGCTCGACACCCAGCGGATCTACCGCGACGCCTACGCAGCCGCCGGGGGAGCCCCGGCCGCGGACGAGGCGGCGGCAGTCGAGTTCGAGGACGAGGTCTGA
- a CDS encoding recombinase family protein, producing MRGTELHPHETHSNRRANARVSTGDQEAQLQRDALADAGCARIFEDKASGKNTDRPELHAALDYARAGDSLCVWKLDRFARSLIDLVSMVDTLRERDIGFKVLTGALANIDPGTADGRLMLQVVGAMAEFEHSLIKERTRAGLDAARAQGRTGGRPAVMNDDMLTVARARRAKGESVNAIARALGVSRATLYRHIGEGA from the coding sequence ATACGAGGGACAGAACTTCACCCTCACGAGACACACTCAAACCGCAGAGCTAACGCCCGCGTCTCCACCGGCGACCAAGAGGCGCAGCTCCAGCGTGACGCGCTCGCCGACGCAGGCTGCGCCCGCATCTTCGAGGACAAGGCGAGCGGCAAGAACACCGATCGGCCAGAGCTGCACGCAGCACTCGACTACGCCCGTGCCGGCGACAGCCTGTGTGTGTGGAAGCTGGACCGCTTCGCTCGGTCGCTCATCGACCTCGTGTCCATGGTCGACACCCTTCGAGAGCGGGACATCGGCTTCAAGGTGCTCACGGGTGCACTGGCCAACATCGACCCCGGCACGGCCGACGGCCGCCTCATGCTCCAGGTCGTCGGAGCGATGGCAGAGTTCGAGCACAGCCTCATCAAGGAGCGCACCCGCGCCGGGCTGGACGCGGCCAGGGCGCAGGGGCGTACCGGTGGACGGCCCGCTGTCATGAACGACGACATGCTCACGGTCGCCCGCGCCAGACGGGCCAAGGGCGAGAGCGTCAACGCCATCGCCAGGGCCCTGGGCGTCTCACGCGCCACGCTGTACCGGCACATCGGCGAGGGCGCCTGA
- a CDS encoding integrase: protein MTTAHAAAVPVLAGRHPFRGLPVIETAGLRRDPRSPRPVFDQDVWDLTGLADAPVVMSRHRKILDFTAIASSRWRQVAREYLLARLAPLHPDVATLPWAFRVPLNPNSLWSELKHLALWFNYLTSVGVTSLSQVRQHHCDAYLATVSRTTADPNRPLSPSTTAARVRIPQFLALYTEILSDRYQPGFTPWAGRGADEVAGYVRSDENRVPPVPDALLRPLLANCLYLLETIGPPLAAEVAAARAADDREAASQRSLLVHQIDKVREAVDQRRGAGIPAPQAQSSTVAQRLKGGWDPDDPLLHMAWHPFVVETAGAMGHRRQLETLRPELERWVSQCGLQPPWCRDAARIPRHGDGELVPWALPMARHQLDATVYVVTSAAYFLTSALSGMRTSELAELTSGCRQQEQRPGGGTRYRLVSRRIKGEAFGGTEDAWVVIEDVHHAVTTAEALTSAPPGQRLFAKASNNSNRRYTALRSWVNGEHGQRLGLEPLPDGPVNPRALRRTLAMAIAQRPHGLMATKLHLKHVSVATTEGYAARPGGHQAAFAAEVAAEEEAEHLRLTVAAYEDYQRGILPSGQGARDLITAFKAADQALDRHEAGPVTVIDDRRVERVLKAKAKTLHIGVGNYCWFSDPSKALCLKLAGTPDADKPLMGMCDSARCPQATHHPQHRQVWADHAESTQAVFLGNPRLSKPERARAQTAFDRATRIVAEIDTAGHADEELAP, encoded by the coding sequence GTGACGACCGCCCATGCCGCCGCCGTCCCGGTCCTTGCCGGACGGCACCCCTTCCGCGGTCTGCCGGTCATCGAGACCGCTGGCCTGCGGCGCGATCCCCGCAGCCCTCGCCCCGTGTTCGACCAGGACGTGTGGGACCTGACCGGCCTCGCTGACGCCCCGGTGGTGATGAGCAGACACCGCAAGATCCTTGACTTCACCGCCATCGCCAGCTCGCGCTGGCGGCAGGTCGCCCGCGAGTATCTGCTGGCACGACTGGCCCCGCTCCATCCGGATGTGGCCACCCTGCCGTGGGCCTTCCGCGTCCCGCTGAACCCGAACTCGCTCTGGTCCGAGCTGAAACACCTGGCCCTGTGGTTCAACTACCTCACCTCGGTCGGCGTCACCTCGCTGTCCCAGGTCCGCCAGCACCACTGCGACGCCTACCTCGCCACGGTCTCGCGCACCACCGCCGATCCCAACCGGCCGCTGTCGCCTTCGACCACGGCGGCGAGGGTGCGTATCCCGCAGTTCCTCGCTCTCTACACGGAGATCCTCAGCGACCGCTACCAGCCAGGTTTCACCCCGTGGGCGGGACGCGGCGCCGACGAGGTCGCCGGATACGTACGCAGCGACGAGAACCGGGTGCCACCGGTTCCGGATGCGTTGCTGCGGCCCCTGCTGGCGAACTGTCTGTACTTGCTGGAGACGATCGGCCCGCCGCTGGCGGCCGAGGTCGCGGCAGCCCGCGCCGCCGACGACCGCGAGGCCGCCTCGCAGCGGAGCCTGCTGGTCCACCAGATCGACAAGGTGCGCGAGGCCGTCGACCAGCGGCGTGGTGCCGGGATCCCGGCACCACAAGCCCAGTCATCGACCGTCGCCCAGCGGCTCAAGGGCGGATGGGACCCAGACGATCCGCTTCTGCACATGGCCTGGCACCCCTTCGTCGTCGAGACCGCAGGCGCCATGGGCCACCGTCGGCAACTGGAGACTCTCCGCCCCGAGCTGGAACGCTGGGTGAGCCAGTGCGGCCTGCAACCGCCCTGGTGCCGTGACGCGGCTCGGATTCCCCGGCACGGCGACGGCGAACTGGTGCCGTGGGCCTTGCCGATGGCCCGGCACCAGCTGGACGCGACGGTCTACGTGGTCACCTCAGCCGCCTATTTCCTCACCTCGGCGCTGTCCGGCATGCGCACCTCCGAGCTGGCGGAACTGACCAGCGGATGCCGACAGCAGGAACAGCGACCCGGCGGCGGCACCCGCTACCGTCTGGTCTCCCGCCGCATCAAGGGCGAAGCGTTCGGCGGGACCGAGGACGCCTGGGTGGTCATCGAGGACGTGCATCACGCCGTCACCACCGCCGAAGCCCTCACCAGCGCCCCGCCGGGCCAGCGGCTGTTCGCCAAGGCGTCCAACAACAGCAACCGCCGCTACACAGCCCTGCGTTCATGGGTGAACGGCGAGCACGGACAGCGGCTCGGGCTGGAACCCCTTCCAGACGGACCGGTCAACCCGCGAGCCCTCCGCCGCACCCTCGCGATGGCCATCGCCCAGCGCCCGCACGGCCTGATGGCCACGAAACTGCACCTCAAACACGTCAGCGTCGCCACGACCGAGGGGTATGCCGCCCGCCCCGGCGGGCACCAGGCTGCCTTCGCTGCCGAGGTTGCCGCCGAGGAAGAGGCCGAACACCTGCGACTGACCGTCGCTGCCTATGAGGACTACCAGCGCGGCATCCTGCCCAGCGGACAAGGCGCCCGCGACCTGATCACGGCCTTCAAGGCCGCCGACCAGGCCCTGGACCGGCATGAGGCCGGGCCGGTCACCGTCATCGACGACCGCCGCGTCGAGCGGGTCCTGAAGGCGAAGGCCAAGACCCTCCACATCGGAGTAGGCAACTACTGCTGGTTCTCCGACCCGAGCAAGGCGTTGTGCCTGAAACTCGCCGGCACCCCGGACGCCGACAAGCCCCTGATGGGGATGTGCGACTCGGCCCGCTGCCCGCAGGCTACCCACCATCCCCAGCATCGGCAGGTCTGGGCCGACCACGCCGAGAGCACCCAGGCCGTCTTCCTCGGCAACCCCAGACTCTCCAAGCCCGAACGGGCCCGAGCCCAGACCGCGTTCGATCGCGCCACTCGCATCGTCGCCGAGATCGACACCGCCGGACACGCAGACGAGGAGCTCGCCCCATGA
- a CDS encoding recombinase family protein — MARVLGVVRLSRVSDETTSPERQRRSIQRWADQEGHVVVGWVEDIDVSGGVEPWKRPEFGKWLPSTIGKEVSAIEHRIAMEESRADEYDILCALKIDRLSRRVLHVHTLLEWCEKNGKEVATVEDGINLNTQMGKLLLSLIASFAEGELEAIKARAKSSYNHLVKEGRWRGGRTPYGYREEKQETGEGWKLVPDDYGTDTAGTLREIVRRLIEGESANSIAQWLNEDTSKTPTSLDAQMIRSGKTPKGSRWTAANTSKVVRSRCVLGQMEVTEEVMVDGKKVKRTRVVRDADGQPLQRAEPLITQEEWELANKKLDENTSQRNGNRKGGSPLLRVAFCTCGEPAYLGPGRNWPYYRCASRTTHKPCPTGSKGIAAHTLEDAVENAFLLAAGDVEIVRKVFRPGVDYTRDIEEVNRALADLREDREAGLYSSELGKQEYRETYKRLDARREQLIAQPTRPDTWEEIPTGETYRERWSKLSTQHEKGKELRAAGAKAVIHAEPIRGMTAAQAMSVDGHDGMWQHSVGRVQVLIPMDFKQRVRNMAAIRSEE; from the coding sequence ATGGCGAGAGTTCTGGGTGTGGTCCGTCTGTCGAGGGTGTCGGACGAGACCACATCGCCGGAGCGTCAGCGTCGGTCCATCCAGCGATGGGCCGACCAGGAGGGGCACGTCGTCGTGGGATGGGTCGAGGACATCGACGTGTCTGGCGGGGTAGAGCCGTGGAAGCGCCCGGAGTTCGGCAAGTGGCTGCCTTCGACCATCGGAAAGGAGGTCAGCGCGATCGAGCACAGGATCGCGATGGAGGAGTCGCGCGCCGATGAGTACGACATCCTCTGCGCGCTGAAGATCGACCGCCTCTCGCGGCGCGTGCTGCACGTGCACACCCTCCTGGAGTGGTGCGAGAAGAACGGCAAGGAGGTAGCCACCGTCGAGGACGGGATCAACCTGAACACGCAGATGGGGAAGCTCCTCCTGAGCCTGATCGCGTCCTTCGCGGAGGGGGAGCTCGAAGCCATCAAGGCGCGGGCCAAGTCGTCCTACAACCACCTGGTGAAGGAGGGACGCTGGCGCGGTGGCCGCACTCCGTATGGGTACCGCGAGGAGAAGCAGGAGACCGGCGAGGGGTGGAAGCTGGTGCCGGACGACTACGGAACGGACACGGCCGGGACGCTTCGCGAGATCGTTCGCCGTCTCATCGAAGGTGAGTCGGCGAACAGCATCGCGCAGTGGCTCAACGAGGACACGTCCAAGACCCCGACGTCCCTGGACGCCCAGATGATCCGGAGCGGCAAGACCCCGAAGGGGAGCCGCTGGACCGCCGCGAACACGTCCAAGGTCGTGCGCTCCCGCTGTGTCCTGGGGCAGATGGAAGTGACTGAGGAAGTGATGGTTGACGGGAAGAAGGTGAAGCGGACCCGAGTCGTCCGGGACGCCGATGGCCAGCCTCTTCAGCGCGCGGAGCCCTTGATCACGCAGGAGGAGTGGGAGTTGGCCAACAAGAAGCTGGACGAGAACACCAGTCAGCGCAACGGAAACCGCAAGGGCGGCTCACCCCTGCTCCGGGTTGCGTTCTGCACCTGTGGGGAACCCGCGTATCTCGGCCCCGGCCGTAACTGGCCCTACTACCGCTGCGCCTCGCGGACCACCCACAAGCCGTGCCCGACCGGAAGCAAGGGCATTGCGGCTCACACGCTGGAGGACGCCGTGGAGAACGCGTTCCTCCTCGCCGCAGGGGACGTCGAGATCGTCCGGAAGGTCTTCCGTCCGGGGGTGGACTACACGCGCGACATCGAGGAAGTGAACCGTGCCCTGGCGGACCTGCGGGAAGACCGCGAGGCGGGCCTCTACTCCAGCGAGCTGGGCAAGCAGGAGTACCGCGAGACGTACAAGCGGCTGGACGCGCGACGCGAGCAACTCATCGCCCAGCCCACACGACCGGACACCTGGGAGGAGATCCCCACGGGAGAGACTTACCGGGAGCGGTGGAGCAAGCTGTCGACCCAGCACGAGAAGGGCAAGGAGCTCCGTGCCGCAGGGGCCAAGGCTGTCATCCACGCAGAGCCGATCCGGGGGATGACGGCCGCGCAGGCCATGTCCGTGGACGGCCATGACGGCATGTGGCAGCACTCCGTCGGACGGGTTCAGGTTCTGATCCCGATGGACTTCAAGCAGCGCGTACGCAACATGGCAGCGATTCGCAGCGAAGAGTGA
- a CDS encoding MarR family transcriptional regulator has translation MPDLTHGDDAAAVNSLRSAVMRLSRRLKHQRVDESLSPTEMSVLGTLSLHGKATPGELARKEHVQPPSMTRIVALLEAKGLVRLEPHPEDRRQKVVTKTEQAEAMLEESRRKRNAFLATLVDGLDEDEWAKLRAAAPVLEKLAHL, from the coding sequence ATGCCGGACCTTACACATGGCGACGACGCTGCCGCCGTGAACTCCCTTCGCTCCGCCGTGATGCGGTTGTCCCGTCGGCTCAAGCACCAGCGGGTCGACGAGTCGCTGAGCCCCACCGAGATGTCGGTGCTCGGAACCCTGTCTCTGCACGGCAAGGCCACTCCGGGCGAGCTCGCCCGCAAGGAGCACGTCCAGCCGCCCTCGATGACCCGCATCGTCGCGCTGCTCGAGGCCAAGGGGCTGGTCCGTCTCGAGCCGCACCCCGAGGACCGGCGCCAGAAGGTCGTCACGAAGACCGAGCAGGCCGAGGCGATGCTCGAGGAGAGCCGCCGTAAGCGCAACGCCTTCCTGGCCACCCTGGTCGACGGCCTCGACGAGGACGAGTGGGCGAAACTGCGCGCCGCCGCCCCCGTGCTGGAGAAGCTCGCACACCTGTAA
- the thpR gene encoding RNA 2',3'-cyclic phosphodiesterase, which yields MRLFAAVLPPEEVAHELAAEIAELRKLPGAHDLRWTGRPGWHFTLAFYGEVDDDLVPELSARLERAAHRTDAFPLALRGGGQFGHGRALWAGAEGDLPTLRLLAERAESAARKAGVPMGEHRRYKAHLTVARSREDIDVRPYVEALKTFTSRTWTVDELVLVRSNLPTSGVPGEQPRYEAVARWALGPPVRP from the coding sequence ATGAGACTCTTCGCCGCCGTGCTGCCCCCCGAGGAAGTGGCCCATGAACTGGCCGCCGAAATCGCCGAGTTGAGGAAGCTGCCCGGCGCGCACGACCTGCGCTGGACCGGCCGCCCCGGCTGGCACTTCACCCTCGCGTTCTACGGCGAGGTCGACGACGACCTCGTACCGGAACTGTCGGCCCGGCTGGAGCGGGCCGCCCACCGTACGGACGCTTTCCCGCTGGCGTTGCGCGGAGGCGGCCAGTTCGGCCACGGCCGCGCGCTGTGGGCGGGCGCCGAGGGTGACCTGCCGACCCTGCGTCTGCTGGCGGAACGGGCGGAGTCGGCGGCGCGGAAGGCGGGCGTACCGATGGGGGAGCACCGCCGTTACAAGGCCCACCTGACGGTGGCCCGCAGCCGGGAGGACATCGACGTACGGCCGTATGTGGAGGCCCTGAAGACCTTCACGAGCCGTACGTGGACGGTGGACGAGCTGGTCCTGGTCCGCAGCAACTTGCCGACGTCGGGGGTACCGGGGGAGCAGCCGCGTTACGAGGCGGTCGCCCGCTGGGCACTCGGGCCGCCGGTCAGGCCCTGA
- a CDS encoding AAA family ATPase gives MGAITTKGRKLHEIEHVPYEQAFLIGDLLTSNITMLAGEPKAGKTNFAAGMSAALLNGADEFLGLPVLRLCRHIVFGLTDDGAEGELRERLHGAVPRDSVTVFPVEDTSQPGYWQGVHDDLLTLGADLFVLDNVLGALGDGEDVASSVTARNTIDKLKPISKSGIPVLAVTHTPKGNGEGLTTASAPIGGRAMAGGVRGVIVLRKSKKGRSIQTAINRAKSDLDIAVTMRTASNGSEIPVWERVEPGLKVVSLPKAKTWDEDLVARIIEEQPEEESALALSRRYAPIVDRKPETVRPKLRDRLERVGGRWVRKPAATA, from the coding sequence GTGGGAGCCATCACCACCAAGGGGCGCAAGCTCCACGAGATCGAGCACGTCCCGTACGAGCAGGCGTTCCTCATTGGCGACCTGCTCACCAGCAACATCACCATGCTCGCCGGCGAGCCCAAGGCCGGGAAGACGAACTTCGCCGCTGGGATGTCCGCCGCCCTCCTGAACGGAGCCGACGAATTCCTCGGTCTCCCCGTGCTGCGCCTCTGCCGCCACATCGTCTTCGGCCTCACCGACGACGGCGCCGAGGGGGAACTCCGCGAGCGGCTGCACGGCGCAGTCCCGAGGGACTCCGTCACCGTCTTCCCCGTGGAGGACACCAGCCAGCCCGGCTACTGGCAGGGCGTCCACGACGACCTCCTGACGCTGGGCGCCGACCTCTTCGTCCTCGACAACGTGCTGGGCGCCCTCGGTGACGGTGAGGACGTCGCCTCCTCCGTCACGGCCCGGAACACCATCGACAAGCTCAAGCCGATCAGCAAGTCCGGCATCCCCGTGCTCGCGGTGACGCACACGCCGAAGGGTAACGGCGAGGGGCTCACCACGGCCTCCGCTCCCATTGGCGGGCGGGCGATGGCCGGAGGCGTCCGCGGCGTCATCGTCCTGCGGAAGTCCAAGAAGGGGCGCAGCATCCAGACCGCGATCAACCGGGCCAAGAGCGATCTCGACATCGCAGTCACCATGAGGACGGCGAGTAACGGCTCGGAAATCCCCGTCTGGGAGCGAGTGGAGCCGGGACTCAAGGTCGTCAGCCTGCCCAAGGCGAAGACCTGGGACGAAGACCTCGTCGCGCGGATCATCGAGGAACAGCCGGAAGAGGAGTCGGCGCTCGCGCTGTCGAGGCGCTACGCGCCCATCGTCGACAGGAAGCCCGAGACCGTACGGCCGAAGCTCAGGGACCGGCTGGAGCGTGTCGGCGGACGCTGGGTCCGAAAGCCTGCCGCCACGGCCTGA
- a CDS encoding ribbon-helix-helix protein, CopG family: MGTSVLSLRMDGELLERLRHHAAKRGMSVQDYVVRTLARDDFDERFQAAVEETEKFYGVT, from the coding sequence ATGGGGACCAGCGTGCTGAGCTTGCGGATGGACGGGGAGCTGCTCGAGCGGCTCCGGCACCATGCCGCGAAACGGGGAATGAGCGTCCAGGACTATGTGGTCCGGACGCTCGCCCGCGACGACTTCGACGAGCGGTTCCAGGCCGCCGTCGAGGAGACGGAGAAGTTCTACGGGGTCACGTGA